The DNA sequence CCTGTTTGTCCTCGTCGGACACGACCTGCTCTGCCTTCTTGTGCACGAGGCCTGCTTCTTTCATCTGCTGCAGCAAATGCTCGACGGAGACGTTGACCGACTTCGCAAGCTCCGCAACCGTTACTTCAGCCATCAAAACTTCTCCCGCGTGGACCCGCTCAAAATACCAGGCTCCGCTGCTCGCTCATTCCATGGACTCGAACCAGGGCGCGCGCGCCGTGAGGATCAACTCTCCGGCCCGCTTGGCATCCATGCCCTCGATACCCATCAAATCCTCGACCGCCTGCTCGGCGAGATCCTCCATCGTGACAACCCCGATGCTCGCCAGCTGGAATGCCAGGTGCTTGTCCATGCCTTCCATGTTGAGCAGATCCTCGGCCGGCTCGCTCGCATCGAGACGCTCCTCGGAGGCAATTGCCTGCGTAAGCAGCGCGTCCTTTGCCCGCGCCCGTAATTCCTCGGCGGTTTCCTTGTCGAAACCCTCGATCGACATCATTTCCTCGAGCGGAACGTAGGCAATTTCCTCGAGCGTCGTGAATCCTTCCTCGACCAGCACGAATGCCACGTCCTCATCGACGTCCAGCGCTTCCATGAAACGGGCAATCGTGGTTCCGGACTCCTGCTCCTGCTTGGCCTGCGCGTCCTCGAGGCTCATCACGTTGATATTCCAGCCGGTCAGCTGACTGGCGAGACGCACGTTCTGTCCGCTGCGGCCAATCGCCTGCGCCAGATTGTCTTCGGCGACCGCCACGTCCATGGTACTGGTGTCTTCATCGACGACGATCGACTCGACCTCCGCCGGCGCCATCGCATTGATCACCAGCTGCGCAGGATTGTCGTCCCACAGGATGATGTCGACACGCTCGCCGTCGAGCTCGTTGGATACCGCCTGCACACGCGAGCCGCGCATGCCGACGCAGGCCCCGACCGGATCGATGCGTCCGTCATTGGTCTTTACCGCGATCTTGGCACGCAGCCCCGGATCGCGCGCCGCGCCGCGAATCTCGATCACCTGTTCGGCGATTTCGGGAACCTCGATCTTGAACAATTCGATCAGCATTTCAGGACAGGTTCGGCTCATGATCAACTGCGGTCCGCGCGCATCGGGCTGAATTTCCTTGAGTACCGCACGAATACGGTCCCCGACACGGAAAGTCTCGCGCCCGACCAGATTGTCGCGCGCCAGCACGCCTTCGGCGTTGTTGCCCAGGTCAACGATCACCACGTCACGAGTGACTTTCTTGACACTGCCCCCGAGCAGTTCGCCAACGCGGTCACGGTACTGGTCGACGATCTGCGCCCGTTCGGCCTCGCGCACCTTCTGTACGATGACCT is a window from the Gammaproteobacteria bacterium genome containing:
- the nusA gene encoding transcription termination/antitermination protein NusA translates to MNKEILQVAAVVSNEKGVSPEIIFEAIELALATATKKRYDEESEIRVVIDRESGDYTTFRRWKVVGDDELALLGTEFTTEEAAEKDPALQVGDVYEEQVENVEFGRIAAQTAKQVIVQKVREAERAQIVDQYRDRVGELLGGSVKKVTRDVVIVDLGNNAEGVLARDNLVGRETFRVGDRIRAVLKEIQPDARGPQLIMSRTCPEMLIELFKIEVPEIAEQVIEIRGAARDPGLRAKIAVKTNDGRIDPVGACVGMRGSRVQAVSNELDGERVDIILWDDNPAQLVINAMAPAEVESIVVDEDTSTMDVAVAEDNLAQAIGRSGQNVRLASQLTGWNINVMSLEDAQAKQEQESGTTIARFMEALDVDEDVAFVLVEEGFTTLEEIAYVPLEEMMSIEGFDKETAEELRARAKDALLTQAIASEERLDASEPAEDLLNMEGMDKHLAFQLASIGVVTMEDLAEQAVEDLMGIEGMDAKRAGELILTARAPWFESME